A genomic stretch from Antarcticibacterium flavum includes:
- a CDS encoding sterol desaturase family protein translates to MDVLLWIGVFILTFLMMEGMAWFTHKYIMHGFLWKLHKDHHRKDHDSWWERNDLFFVFYALVSIGFFLLWRYEDIWYALPIGAGILAYGIAYFTVHDIFIHQRFKIFRNANNRYAKGVRRAHKMHHKHLGKEDGECFGMLWVPMKYFKK, encoded by the coding sequence ATGGACGTACTACTTTGGATTGGAGTATTCATACTCACTTTTTTGATGATGGAAGGAATGGCGTGGTTCACCCATAAATATATAATGCATGGTTTCCTATGGAAGCTACATAAGGATCACCACAGGAAGGACCACGATAGCTGGTGGGAAAGAAATGATCTTTTCTTTGTTTTTTATGCCCTGGTGAGTATAGGGTTTTTCCTATTATGGCGCTATGAGGATATATGGTATGCCTTGCCTATTGGCGCGGGAATACTCGCTTATGGGATTGCATATTTCACTGTTCATGATATTTTTATCCACCAGCGGTTCAAGATCTTTAGAAATGCAAATAATAGATATGCCAAAGGCGTACGTCGTGCTCATAAAATGCACCACAAACATTTGGGGAAGGAAGACGGGGAATGTTTCGGGATGCTTTGGGTACCTATGAAATACTTCAAAAAATAA
- a CDS encoding shikimate kinase, giving the protein MKIFLTGYMGSGKSVVGKVLAGELDFTFIDLDDQIALIEEKPVPEIFNTRGELFFRRLETEVLKDVIEDPAALVISLGGGTPCYGNNLELIKQAEDAKTVYLKASVGFLTKRLFEEKETRPVISHLSTRELLEDFIRKHLFERSFYYNQANVIIDVENKTPQEIVKELMEKL; this is encoded by the coding sequence ATGAAAATTTTTCTCACTGGTTATATGGGTTCCGGTAAAAGTGTGGTAGGTAAAGTCCTTGCCGGGGAACTTGACTTTACATTTATTGACCTTGATGACCAAATTGCTCTTATTGAGGAAAAGCCTGTTCCAGAAATCTTTAATACCCGGGGTGAATTATTTTTTCGAAGGCTGGAAACAGAAGTGTTGAAGGATGTTATAGAAGACCCTGCGGCCCTGGTGATCTCATTGGGTGGGGGAACTCCCTGTTATGGCAATAATCTTGAATTAATAAAACAAGCGGAAGATGCAAAGACTGTTTATCTAAAAGCTTCTGTAGGGTTTCTTACAAAAAGGCTCTTTGAGGAAAAAGAAACCCGTCCTGTAATAAGCCACTTAAGTACCCGGGAACTCCTTGAAGATTTTATAAGAAAACATCTCTTTGAACGCTCTTTCTATTACAACCAGGCCAATGTTATTATAGATGTGGAGAACAAAACTCCTCAAGAGATAGTTAAGGAATTAATGGAGAAGCTATAA
- a CDS encoding phytoene desaturase family protein has product MKYRVSIIGSGFASLAAACYLSKDGYKVTVFEKNDTIGGRARQLKKDGFTFDMGPSWYWMPDVFERFFNDFGHSTKDYYRLDKLKPAYKVLFGPNESITIEDTLEKIKKAFEQEEPGSAVKLQKFIDNAQSNYDIAIKDLVYRPGISPLELVTPATIKKIGQFFSTISRDVRKEFSNKKLIQILEFPVLFLGAKPSDTPSFYSFMNYADFGLGTWHPIGGMYKVIEGMEALALSLGVEFKTKATVSGINVTGQAVTSINVNDREIETDIVLSGADYHHSETLLEPRLRQYSPEYWEKKTFAPSSLLFYVGFNKKLANIEHHNLFFDVDFEAHAKEIYDEPAWPKEPLFYANFTSVTDEGTAPENCENGFFLIPIAPGLKDTEELREAYFEKIMTRFEKLTGQEVRSSILFKESFCVKDFIKDYNSYKGNAYGMANTLLQTAFLRPKLRSSKVKGLFFTGQLTVPGPGVPPSLISGKLVAGLIQKEYSI; this is encoded by the coding sequence ATGAAATACAGGGTGAGTATTATAGGATCGGGGTTTGCTTCTCTTGCTGCTGCCTGTTATCTCTCAAAGGATGGCTATAAGGTAACCGTCTTTGAGAAGAATGATACTATTGGCGGGAGAGCAAGACAGCTCAAAAAGGATGGGTTCACTTTTGACATGGGTCCTTCCTGGTACTGGATGCCAGATGTTTTTGAGCGGTTTTTTAATGATTTTGGCCATTCCACAAAAGATTATTACAGGCTTGACAAATTGAAACCTGCGTATAAAGTCCTGTTTGGTCCTAATGAAAGCATCACCATTGAAGATACCCTGGAAAAAATAAAAAAGGCTTTTGAGCAGGAAGAACCGGGTAGTGCAGTGAAGCTTCAAAAATTTATAGACAATGCCCAGAGTAATTATGATATAGCTATCAAGGACCTGGTCTACAGGCCCGGAATCTCTCCACTGGAACTTGTAACTCCCGCCACCATTAAAAAAATAGGACAATTCTTTAGTACCATTTCACGGGATGTACGTAAAGAATTCAGCAATAAAAAGCTTATCCAAATTCTGGAATTCCCGGTCTTATTCCTTGGAGCAAAGCCCAGTGACACTCCTTCCTTCTACAGTTTTATGAATTATGCCGATTTTGGACTTGGAACCTGGCATCCTATAGGTGGAATGTATAAGGTCATTGAAGGAATGGAAGCCCTCGCCCTTTCGCTGGGCGTGGAATTCAAGACCAAAGCAACAGTCTCCGGGATCAATGTCACCGGTCAAGCGGTTACTTCTATTAATGTGAATGACCGGGAGATTGAAACAGACATTGTATTAAGCGGCGCAGATTATCATCACAGTGAGACCTTGTTGGAACCCAGGCTGCGTCAATACTCTCCTGAATATTGGGAAAAGAAAACCTTTGCCCCCTCCTCTTTATTGTTCTACGTGGGTTTCAATAAAAAACTCGCCAATATAGAACATCACAATCTCTTTTTTGACGTGGATTTTGAAGCTCATGCAAAAGAGATCTACGATGAGCCGGCCTGGCCAAAGGAGCCACTGTTCTATGCCAATTTCACTTCTGTGACTGATGAGGGAACAGCACCTGAGAATTGTGAGAACGGATTTTTCCTTATACCTATTGCTCCCGGCCTTAAGGATACGGAGGAACTAAGGGAAGCATATTTTGAGAAGATCATGACACGTTTTGAAAAGCTAACAGGTCAGGAAGTGCGCAGCAGCATTCTTTTCAAGGAGTCCTTTTGTGTAAAAGATTTTATCAAAGATTATAACAGTTATAAAGGCAATGCCTATGGCATGGCCAACACTTTACTTCAAACTGCATTTTTAAGGCCAAAATTAAGGAGCAGCAAAGTAAAGGGTTTGTTTTTCACAGGACAGCTCACGGTTCCGGGACCGGGCGTACCCCCCTCTTTAATTTCCGGAAAATTAGTAGCTGGTTTAATCCAAAAAGAATATTCAATATGA
- a CDS encoding MerR family transcriptional regulator — translation MEHIKQNFSIKDLEHLSGIKAHTIRIWEKRYNILTPDRTDTNIRTYDIRNLQKILNVTFLNEHGYKISRIAKLSDEEITNMVKSVAATASRENRAINSFKIAMINFDQQLFNKTYSGLKDSRSFRQIFHEIFLPLLDEIGLLWQTDTINPVHEHFLVGLIKQKLYLNIAQLEDEANYKEDEALYVLFLPENEIHDLGLLFLNYELNYSGRKTIYLGPSMPIKDMKYLLEIHPNPKFISYLTIAPKDLQEFITEFETELCQKEKIELKLFGARIQTLDPMKQPQNVTIYKSITEFTTGLE, via the coding sequence ATGGAACATATAAAGCAAAATTTTAGTATTAAAGACCTTGAACATCTTAGTGGTATCAAGGCGCATACAATTCGCATCTGGGAAAAGCGATACAACATCCTTACCCCAGACAGGACCGATACTAATATACGTACATATGATATTAGGAATCTTCAAAAGATACTTAATGTCACTTTTCTTAATGAACATGGCTATAAGATATCACGAATTGCAAAACTTTCAGATGAAGAGATAACCAACATGGTAAAGAGCGTGGCAGCAACAGCCAGTAGGGAAAACCGCGCTATCAATTCGTTTAAAATTGCGATGATCAATTTTGATCAACAGTTATTTAACAAAACCTATTCAGGATTAAAAGATAGTAGATCCTTCAGGCAAATCTTTCACGAGATCTTTCTTCCCCTTCTCGATGAGATAGGTCTTTTATGGCAAACAGATACAATTAACCCGGTACATGAACATTTCCTAGTAGGACTTATAAAGCAAAAGTTGTATCTTAATATTGCCCAACTGGAAGATGAAGCGAATTATAAGGAAGATGAGGCCCTCTATGTTTTGTTTCTCCCCGAAAACGAGATCCATGACCTTGGACTATTGTTCCTTAATTATGAACTCAACTACAGCGGAAGAAAAACAATATACCTGGGGCCAAGCATGCCCATTAAGGATATGAAATATTTGTTGGAAATTCATCCCAACCCTAAGTTTATAAGCTACCTCACAATTGCCCCAAAGGACCTTCAGGAATTCATAACAGAATTTGAAACAGAATTATGCCAGAAAGAAAAGATAGAACTTAAGCTTTTTGGTGCCAGGATACAGACTCTTGACCCCATGAAGCAGCCACAAAATGTTACCATTTATAAATCTATTACTGAATTTACTACAGGTCTGGAATGA
- a CDS encoding phosphoribosyltransferase family protein: MPANIILNNEQIQHKIRRIAYQIFESNVNEEHLIIAGISKSGFVFAQRLKVELEEISGIQVELCEVHVDKKNPHNEVKTSLPASAYTGKSIVLTDDVLNSGATLIYGVKHFLEVPLKQFKTAVLVDRSHKKYPVKADFKGISLSTSLNETVQVQFKKGRDKVELL; the protein is encoded by the coding sequence ATGCCCGCAAATATTATTCTTAACAACGAACAAATTCAACATAAAATAAGAAGGATCGCTTACCAGATCTTTGAGAGCAATGTGAATGAAGAGCATTTAATTATTGCCGGAATTTCCAAAAGCGGATTTGTTTTTGCCCAGAGGCTGAAGGTGGAACTGGAAGAAATTTCGGGTATACAGGTAGAACTATGTGAAGTTCACGTGGACAAGAAAAATCCGCACAATGAGGTGAAAACTTCTTTGCCCGCCAGTGCTTATACGGGTAAATCTATTGTACTTACAGATGATGTACTAAACTCTGGAGCCACTTTGATCTATGGAGTAAAACATTTCCTGGAAGTACCATTAAAACAATTTAAAACAGCCGTATTAGTAGACAGGAGCCATAAAAAATATCCCGTTAAGGCAGATTTTAAAGGTATCTCCCTTTCCACCTCATTAAATGAGACAGTGCAGGTACAATTTAAAAAAGGCAGGGACAAAGTGGAGCTCTTATAG
- a CDS encoding TlpA family protein disulfide reductase — MKLFKNQWSNILIAVIILAMIIPGIRKPIQIFANKLLSFSPSITSEEDRKTIASYEWVLEKNNRDRTEFSSFEGEVVLINFWATWCPPCIAEMPSFQELYEDYQDKVTFLFVSSEDHETVRGFLNRKNYTLPAYRPLSEPPQPLNGKTLPTTFLLDKNGNIVIQKVGAADWNSESVRNTLDALLQ; from the coding sequence ATGAAACTCTTTAAAAACCAATGGTCAAACATTCTTATTGCAGTGATAATCCTAGCCATGATCATTCCCGGGATTCGAAAACCAATCCAGATTTTCGCCAATAAACTTCTTTCTTTTAGTCCCTCAATAACTTCTGAAGAAGATAGGAAAACTATAGCAAGTTATGAATGGGTACTGGAGAAGAATAACCGTGACAGGACAGAGTTCTCGAGTTTTGAAGGAGAAGTAGTCCTTATTAATTTTTGGGCTACCTGGTGTCCTCCCTGTATCGCCGAAATGCCCAGTTTCCAGGAACTTTATGAAGATTACCAGGACAAGGTAACCTTTCTCTTTGTGTCCAGTGAAGACCATGAGACCGTAAGAGGTTTCCTTAACCGGAAGAATTATACCTTACCTGCATACCGCCCACTAAGTGAGCCACCACAACCTCTTAATGGAAAAACCCTCCCTACAACCTTTCTTTTGGATAAAAACGGAAATATAGTGATCCAAAAAGTTGGAGCGGCAGACTGGAATAGTGAAAGCGTGCGCAATACCCTGGATGCCTTGCTGCAATAG
- a CDS encoding c-type cytochrome — MKTTIRKIGLSILGSFLIIILLALLYIRFMLPNVGDAEEITVEISKDRIIRGEYLANHVAVCIDCHSGRDWSSFSGPIIAGTEGQGGEVFDQSMGFPGRFIARNITPYNLGNWTDGELIRAITTGVNKDGKALFSIMPHPNYGRMELEDIKDIVAYIRTLQPIESEIEDSRPDFPMNFILNTIPKKATFSKRPPKEDRVKYGKYLVTAASCYDCHTKQVKGQFVGEPFAGGFEFLFPDGSLLQSANITPHPSGIGSWTKEDFVSRFRMYADSSYVPHKVNPGEFQTPMPWTFYAQMTEDDLSAIYDYLQTLKPVDQVVTLFTPKDPLTVK; from the coding sequence ATGAAAACTACGATCAGGAAAATTGGCTTATCTATCCTGGGCAGCTTCCTCATAATAATTTTGCTTGCCCTTTTATATATAAGATTTATGCTCCCCAATGTTGGGGATGCAGAAGAAATTACTGTTGAGATTTCAAAGGATAGGATCATAAGGGGGGAATATCTTGCGAATCATGTTGCGGTATGTATAGACTGTCATTCCGGGAGGGACTGGAGTTCGTTCAGCGGTCCTATAATTGCGGGTACTGAAGGGCAGGGAGGAGAGGTTTTTGATCAAAGCATGGGATTTCCTGGCAGGTTTATAGCTCGAAATATCACTCCTTATAACCTGGGCAATTGGACAGATGGAGAACTGATAAGAGCTATTACTACCGGGGTAAATAAAGATGGAAAGGCCTTGTTTTCAATAATGCCTCATCCCAATTACGGGAGGATGGAACTGGAGGACATTAAGGATATAGTAGCCTATATACGCACCCTGCAGCCAATAGAAAGTGAGATTGAGGATTCAAGACCAGACTTTCCAATGAATTTCATTCTTAATACAATACCAAAAAAAGCCACATTTTCAAAACGTCCCCCTAAGGAAGATCGGGTGAAATACGGGAAATATCTTGTTACTGCAGCTTCTTGTTATGATTGTCATACAAAGCAGGTAAAGGGCCAATTTGTTGGAGAGCCTTTTGCCGGCGGATTTGAATTTCTCTTCCCAGATGGCTCCCTGCTGCAGTCTGCCAATATTACCCCGCACCCCAGCGGGATTGGTTCCTGGACCAAAGAGGATTTTGTTTCCCGGTTCAGGATGTATGCAGATTCTTCTTACGTTCCTCATAAAGTGAATCCGGGAGAATTCCAGACGCCAATGCCCTGGACATTTTATGCACAAATGACAGAGGATGATCTTTCAGCAATTTATGATTATTTACAAACCCTTAAGCCTGTAGACCAGGTAGTCACTCTTTTTACTCCTAAAGATCCATTAACGGTTAAGTGA
- a CDS encoding porin family protein: MKKLILAAFLIVGTGVMAQTSYGIKGGLNYGATGDYENFSDIAGDATTIEGKSKTGYHLGGFARFGFLGIFLQPELMYTRLNTEYGSIDYKLDKIDAPILLGVNILGPLNIKAGPSFQYILKNELENSNLKVSDVENDITLGYQLGAGVSLGRLGFDVRYEGAFTENTAFSDTASENFSIDSRPSQWIFSLAYSFN, from the coding sequence ATGAAAAAATTGATATTGGCTGCATTTCTTATTGTAGGTACCGGTGTTATGGCCCAGACATCCTATGGGATAAAAGGTGGATTGAACTACGGTGCAACCGGCGATTATGAAAATTTTTCTGATATAGCGGGCGATGCCACTACCATTGAAGGAAAAAGCAAGACCGGGTACCACCTTGGAGGTTTTGCAAGATTTGGCTTCCTGGGCATTTTCCTCCAGCCGGAGCTTATGTATACCAGACTGAATACAGAATATGGATCTATTGATTATAAACTGGATAAAATAGATGCTCCTATTCTTTTAGGGGTTAATATTCTTGGCCCACTAAATATTAAAGCCGGGCCCTCATTTCAATATATACTGAAAAATGAGCTGGAAAATTCCAATTTAAAGGTATCTGATGTTGAAAATGATATTACCCTGGGCTATCAACTGGGTGCCGGGGTAAGTTTGGGAAGGCTTGGTTTTGATGTGCGCTATGAAGGAGCTTTTACAGAGAATACTGCTTTTAGTGATACAGCCAGTGAGAATTTCAGCATTGATTCCCGTCCTTCACAATGGATCTTTAGTTTAGCCTATAGTTTTAATTAA
- a CDS encoding RNA-binding S4 domain-containing protein, with amino-acid sequence MRIDKFLWCVRYFKTRSLATQACRQGKVKIGGDNVKPSREVYTNDKITVRKNQINYQIEVLDLPPSRVGAKIVGLYVNDITPQEEFDKQELLKYSKDYYRKKGTGRPTKKDRRDIDDWFDEPGEEEKE; translated from the coding sequence ATGAGAATTGACAAGTTTTTATGGTGTGTTAGGTATTTCAAAACAAGAAGTCTTGCAACCCAGGCATGCCGGCAGGGAAAAGTGAAAATTGGAGGCGATAATGTAAAACCTTCCAGGGAGGTCTATACCAATGATAAAATTACCGTAAGAAAGAATCAGATCAATTATCAAATAGAAGTTCTGGACCTCCCTCCCAGCAGAGTGGGTGCCAAGATCGTAGGATTATATGTTAACGATATAACGCCACAGGAAGAGTTTGACAAACAGGAACTGCTTAAGTACTCAAAAGACTATTATCGCAAAAAAGGAACAGGAAGGCCAACCAAGAAAGACAGGAGAGATATTGACGACTGGTTTGACGAACCTGGTGAGGAGGAAAAGGAATGA
- a CDS encoding class I SAM-dependent methyltransferase has product MFRLGFKNTFILDFASLPLQNLKKRVPEFPAENLIQQDFFEHTGNYDLILEQTFFCSLPVRYRKEYAQKVYSLLKKDGKVAGVLFDREFPFEGPPFGGSRKEYLEYFEPLFSIKIMETCYNSIPARQGNELFFIFKKN; this is encoded by the coding sequence TTGTTCCGGTTAGGCTTTAAAAATACTTTTATCCTGGATTTCGCCTCCCTCCCACTTCAGAATTTAAAGAAGCGTGTTCCTGAATTTCCTGCAGAAAATTTGATTCAGCAAGATTTTTTTGAGCATACCGGTAACTACGATCTCATCCTGGAGCAAACCTTTTTTTGTTCCCTTCCTGTACGTTACCGAAAAGAGTACGCCCAAAAAGTTTATAGCCTTTTAAAAAAGGATGGGAAAGTTGCAGGCGTGCTTTTTGACAGGGAATTTCCCTTTGAAGGGCCTCCTTTTGGAGGCAGCAGGAAGGAATATCTGGAATATTTTGAACCTTTATTCTCGATAAAAATCATGGAAACCTGTTATAATTCGATTCCTGCCCGGCAGGGGAATGAATTGTTTTTTATCTTTAAAAAAAATTAG
- a CDS encoding XRE family transcriptional regulator has translation MSRRVEIGARLKDLRKKNKFSQQFVAENLFISQAAYSLIENSQNGIVAEHIVGLSNLYEVTTDFILKGDKHLIRISPSQGFVPYIKVKAHAGFVKNSSKDLDYEDYEWYRIPGYNPTQGHLLFEAEGESMVPTVLPGDVLICQKHNNWDLILSGSVVVLVTNESVLVKRLIKQDAENLFAFENDNPEDNEVIKCNYKEIKEIYMVRGKISNVLIPHHQMTSKGKIQTLEESIEYLKKELYTINKKLNNIRK, from the coding sequence ATGAGTAGAAGAGTCGAAATAGGAGCCAGATTAAAAGATCTGCGGAAAAAAAATAAATTTTCTCAGCAATTCGTAGCTGAAAATCTTTTCATTTCCCAGGCAGCTTATTCCCTTATCGAAAATTCTCAAAATGGAATCGTAGCAGAGCATATAGTTGGGTTAAGTAATCTTTATGAAGTTACTACAGATTTTATCCTCAAAGGTGATAAACATCTTATTAGGATTTCCCCTTCCCAGGGATTTGTTCCATATATAAAAGTAAAGGCCCATGCTGGCTTTGTAAAGAATTCTTCAAAAGATTTAGATTACGAAGATTATGAATGGTACAGGATTCCAGGATATAATCCTACCCAAGGCCATCTTCTCTTTGAAGCCGAAGGAGAAAGTATGGTGCCAACAGTTTTGCCGGGAGATGTTCTTATTTGTCAAAAACACAATAATTGGGATTTGATCCTCAGTGGCTCTGTAGTGGTATTGGTCACAAATGAATCGGTGCTGGTAAAGCGTCTCATTAAGCAGGATGCAGAGAATCTTTTCGCCTTCGAAAATGATAACCCCGAAGATAATGAGGTTATTAAATGTAATTACAAGGAGATCAAGGAAATTTACATGGTGCGCGGGAAAATTAGTAATGTCCTTATTCCACATCACCAAATGACTTCAAAAGGTAAAATACAGACCCTCGAGGAATCAATTGAGTATCTTAAAAAAGAACTATACACTATTAATAAAAAATTAAACAACATCAGGAAATAA
- a CDS encoding lycopene cyclase family protein, whose protein sequence is MPKHFDYIIIGGGLAGLQLALEMGRDRFFEQRSIAIIDPEPKNTNDKTWCFWEQGETQWDDLITKKWDAGLFYSANEKLQLDLEPYSYKMLRSLDFYEHVRSKLSHSPYIHFIQDEIKEIDKASTVAYGATEAYSTLHIFDSRLPSDYLEDPGSNTIFQHFKGWMVETTTPVFDPSVFTMMDFRIKFKDSTSFTYVLPLSPTKALVEFTFFTPFLTEDAIYDEHLSKYMKEILKTDDYSITETEKGIIPMTDYDFHKHSSPKITKIGTAGSWVKGSTGYSFKHTEKKVAQIIENIKQGKNPDEGLIIPRFRKYDAIFLDVLKRNNEMGEKIFTKFYRNNSPQEIFKYLDEETTFKEELKIMFSLFHPQFLVSFFRKIF, encoded by the coding sequence ATGCCAAAACACTTTGATTACATAATTATAGGAGGAGGTTTGGCCGGACTTCAGCTTGCCCTGGAAATGGGCAGGGATAGGTTCTTTGAGCAGCGCTCCATTGCGATAATAGATCCAGAACCCAAGAATACCAATGATAAGACGTGGTGTTTTTGGGAACAGGGAGAAACGCAGTGGGATGATTTGATCACAAAGAAATGGGACGCAGGCCTGTTTTATTCAGCTAATGAAAAACTCCAGCTGGACCTTGAGCCTTACAGCTACAAGATGCTGCGATCCCTGGACTTTTACGAACACGTACGTTCTAAGCTTAGCCACTCCCCTTATATACACTTCATTCAGGACGAAATAAAGGAAATCGATAAAGCATCCACAGTTGCCTACGGAGCTACTGAGGCATACAGCACGCTGCATATCTTCGATAGCCGTTTACCTTCTGATTATTTAGAAGACCCCGGTTCAAATACAATCTTTCAGCATTTCAAAGGATGGATGGTTGAGACGACTACTCCTGTTTTCGACCCTTCAGTATTTACGATGATGGATTTCAGGATCAAATTTAAAGATAGCACGAGCTTCACATATGTACTTCCACTTTCCCCAACTAAGGCCCTGGTGGAATTTACTTTCTTCACACCTTTTTTAACTGAAGATGCTATTTATGATGAACATCTCTCAAAGTATATGAAAGAAATACTTAAAACAGATGATTACAGCATAACAGAAACTGAAAAAGGGATTATCCCTATGACAGATTACGATTTCCATAAGCACAGCAGCCCAAAAATAACCAAAATTGGCACTGCCGGCTCCTGGGTGAAAGGATCAACAGGATATTCCTTCAAGCATACCGAAAAAAAAGTTGCTCAAATAATCGAAAATATTAAACAGGGGAAAAATCCTGATGAGGGATTGATAATTCCCAGGTTTCGTAAATATGACGCGATCTTCCTCGATGTGCTCAAAAGGAATAATGAGATGGGAGAAAAGATCTTTACAAAATTTTACAGGAACAACTCCCCGCAGGAAATCTTTAAATACCTTGATGAAGAGACAACATTTAAGGAAGAATTAAAGATCATGTTCTCCCTGTTCCATCCCCAATTCCTCGTTTCGTTCTTCAGGAAAATATTTTAG
- a CDS encoding phytoene/squalene synthase family protein: MKSLFDKVSGNCSKAVTNAYSTSFSLATKMLAPSIRQDIYNIYGFVRLADEIVDSFHDYDKETLLDEFSLNLHKAIDVKISLNPILNAFQETVHRYGIEAELYNAFLKSMRQDLHKSTYLTAKEYEEYIYGSADVVGLMCLKVFVKGDRQQYEDLKESAMRLGSAFQKVNFLRDLKADLEDLSRSYFPDTNLHSLDELSKEKIIHEIEEDFAAGLMGITKLPVEAKFGVYTAYVYYSKLLKKLKKVPSLEIKNRRISVPNYEKAGLLAKSYISYRLNIL, encoded by the coding sequence ATGAAATCCCTCTTTGACAAGGTTTCGGGGAACTGCAGCAAAGCAGTAACAAATGCTTACAGCACATCATTTTCCCTGGCAACCAAAATGCTTGCTCCCTCTATAAGACAGGACATTTACAACATCTATGGTTTTGTACGTCTTGCAGATGAGATCGTTGATTCCTTTCACGATTATGACAAAGAAACCCTGCTTGATGAATTTTCATTAAATTTGCATAAGGCCATTGATGTTAAAATAAGCCTTAACCCTATATTGAATGCATTCCAGGAAACAGTTCACAGGTATGGAATTGAAGCTGAACTTTACAATGCTTTTTTGAAAAGTATGAGACAGGACCTTCATAAATCTACATACCTAACCGCAAAGGAATACGAGGAGTACATTTATGGAAGTGCAGATGTGGTTGGGCTTATGTGCTTAAAGGTTTTTGTAAAGGGAGACCGCCAGCAATATGAAGACCTAAAAGAAAGTGCTATGAGGCTTGGATCTGCATTTCAAAAGGTAAACTTTCTTAGGGATCTAAAAGCCGACCTGGAGGACCTGAGCCGAAGTTATTTCCCAGATACCAATTTGCATTCGCTGGACGAGCTAAGTAAAGAAAAAATTATCCATGAGATTGAAGAGGATTTTGCAGCAGGATTAATGGGAATAACAAAATTGCCCGTAGAAGCAAAATTCGGGGTTTATACAGCCTATGTATACTATAGTAAATTGCTTAAGAAATTAAAAAAGGTTCCTTCTTTGGAAATAAAGAACAGGCGTATAAGTGTTCCCAATTATGAAAAAGCCGGGTTGCTTGCAAAATCATATATCTCATATAGATTAAACATATTATAA
- a CDS encoding FKBP-type peptidyl-prolyl cis-trans isomerase, with the protein MRLQKLFFIGILLGAISVSCSNDDDNGPDEIPIRDVGEQAIEDDAALNAYLESHFYNYEEFENPPAGFDYRIKLDTIAGANSDKTPIIESNLLSIHTYTKNEVEHTFYVLKVREGVGAKPTFADSTFQNYHGQLLNRKTFDQTTNPVWFDHPGTLSEGNPGIAVVALTQAMTEFGEASGFTVNEDNTVTWTEDYGIGAVFLPSGLGYFNNPSGSIPSYSPLIFSFQLYGVNEADHDRDGVPSWMEDLDGDGILWNDNTNGNNNPNYLDRDDDGDGTPTREEIIINGDGTIEFPDTNGNGTPDYLDPDTF; encoded by the coding sequence ATGAGATTACAAAAATTGTTTTTTATAGGCATACTATTAGGTGCTATATCTGTTTCCTGTAGTAATGATGATGATAACGGGCCAGATGAAATTCCAATTAGAGATGTAGGGGAGCAGGCAATAGAGGATGATGCTGCACTTAATGCCTATCTTGAATCCCATTTTTATAACTATGAGGAATTTGAAAATCCGCCTGCGGGATTTGATTATCGTATAAAACTGGATACAATAGCCGGGGCAAATTCAGATAAAACGCCAATTATAGAATCCAATCTTCTTTCAATTCATACTTATACCAAGAATGAAGTAGAACATACTTTCTATGTTTTAAAGGTAAGAGAAGGAGTAGGTGCAAAGCCCACCTTTGCCGATTCTACCTTCCAAAATTATCATGGACAGCTGTTGAACCGTAAGACTTTTGATCAAACTACAAATCCTGTATGGTTTGACCATCCCGGAACCCTTTCAGAAGGCAACCCTGGAATTGCAGTTGTTGCATTAACGCAGGCAATGACAGAGTTTGGAGAAGCTTCAGGTTTTACTGTGAATGAAGACAATACTGTAACCTGGACAGAGGATTATGGAATAGGAGCTGTTTTTCTACCTTCGGGACTTGGGTACTTCAATAATCCATCAGGATCTATACCTTCTTACAGTCCGCTTATCTTTAGCTTTCAACTATATGGAGTGAACGAGGCAGACCATGACAGGGATGGTGTTCCTTCCTGGATGGAGGACCTTGATGGAGATGGGATCCTGTGGAATGACAATACAAACGGAAATAACAACCCAAATTACCTGGACAGGGATGATGATGGGGATGGTACCCCTACCCGCGAGGAGATCATAATTAACGGGGATGGTACAATTGAATTCCCGGATACTAATGGAAATGGAACTCCGGACTATCTGGATCCGGATACGTTTTAA